The Arachis ipaensis cultivar K30076 chromosome B05, Araip1.1, whole genome shotgun sequence nucleotide sequence ttttatatttaattggcCCCTCTTATGAAATTTCTAGTTCCGTCACTGTAAATATAGAATaattaatttgatattttttttgtgtatataacatttttgtaattttaaagCACACGTTAGATTAAATATATTGGAAAAGCTTCCACATATTCCTCCATATGATGTGTGGCTTGGCAAAACTCGTTATTGTTGGATTTGTTTTATTGTAAAATAAATCTAAATCGTTAATTGTACTATACTGGCCCTATGAATTAAAAGCGATGTTTACTAGACAATTCATCTTGTCCACAAATGATGTTTTAAGTAATAACAAGTGAGACATATGATAAATAGTTAAATAGTATATGTACTTAATCTTGTTCCTTCggttaattatattattatattatgtgattaattcaattttattttattttattaaggaACGGTTAGGACTTAGGAGttcaatttttgtttatttaatttgtgGAACTGAAGTACATCTTATGATTAAATGTTTATCTTATCTCTTTAAAAAAACTTTTGTAACGAAAAAAATTAATCGATTTTATTAATTATCGATAGATACAGGCCTATGATTAGAAAAAGGAGGAAGAAATGTCATTCGTTGGAAAACATTCAAAGAGCCCATCATTTAACCAACTTGGTTTGGTCGAGTGATCAACTCACTCGTCCACTTAAGTAAGTGTCGGGAGTTCGAATCTCGCCTTGTatatgcagcaactcattggccagcaACAGACTTTTAAATGAAACTCCGATCTGCGTTGAATTAGTCCTTGACATGTCAGACTGGGAGATACCGTAGGCAACCAAAAAAGAGGCCATCATTTAATAGAGACCTAAATTATTGGTTTTCTTCAATTAAATTACATGGATCATCACCTAAGTTACTCTATTTGGTATATTATACTACTATATTACCTAGCAATGTGAATTATTTAAGTGTTCGTATAAAGTGTAGAGATCACGAACAGGTGAGTTAAGAAAATCGAAAATTCTAATGTTGAGTCAATATTTACAAGATATTCTAATATTTAAGTCAATAATAAATTTTAGGTATTATTTTAGACCGAAGTTTATTTGTCGAATTTTTTCTCCATTTCGTTAAACATTTACTGTTTTTAATTATCATATGCTCTTTAATACCATGATTTGACGGTTTTATAACTTAATAATATAATTGTTATGTTATATTTGTCATTATTTTATAACCTCAGATTCTCATTTAATTGTTATTACATATACTATTATTTGGATTGCTTGTAAAGTGGTAATTCATATTATCCTCAGGACCCATGTTTATCATTGGTCAATTGTGATATTTAAATAGTATAGTAAGATGTCAAAGAAGATACATACAAATAAATTTACATAATTTGTTCTTACTTGGAGAAGAGCTATACTACGTAATAGGCATGTATTGTAAGTATCTGTTATTGTAATAAGATGGTTGGTGGGAGAGAAGGACGGATGCATGCATGAAATTATTGATTTAATTTGTTTCTACAATTTGAATTTTTATTGTGTCGGTTTATTATAAAATCTTGTGGAGCTTAGAGGAACCGCCACATGTTGCGAATTCAATTTATTGTTGGTGTAATAACCATGTGCCTgttttgatgatgatcaaacagcGAATGAATATAATGAGACTTAGTTAAGTGGGGTGTGTAGGGATAAGGGGGTTAGTGAGTTATTGTTGGTTTTTGCAGTTCAATTTTCACTCATTAATGTACTTGGTTCTTAACTTTTTCCATTCTAAACATTTGTTGAGatgtcatgtatatatatagggTGAATTCACTCTTCTCTTGCTTTAGCATTTTAAGTCACAGTAAAAGGTTTAATTTGTACAATCATGTGCCATCTTCCATCATAGCTTTCATGTAACACAAGAATCTTCTCCACCAGATACACATCAATCATCCTATTCAACATTTAACAAATAATACTTTACAACTTACATACTCAAGAGTTTTAGATTGTATACaattatttatatacattttCCTATCAACTTAAATCTTatagatataaaaaaattagtgcaaAACTGACCCGCTATAACTGAAGGTTAAATTGCCATAGTTTGACCGCCGTTCTATCATCGCCTGTAGTAGCCAGTGTCATTCCACTCATATCCCACTCCATCGTCGCATGTAGTACTAGTAATCAATCTAATCTCATGATATAGTATTAGAATTTTATATTCGAAAAGTCTAAATTTCGATTCTTGAtgaattctaaaaaaaaatagtataagacaaataaaaaaatatatatacaaaaaaaaaattctaaaataaaaatttttacttATCCTATCCCttcaatatttaattaatttctagtaacataaagcaaaaaaaaaacatcatCTAATGCTCACTTCCCTTCTTGGCTTTTTGGTCTGGTATGTTAGCCCACCTAATTTGACTTTCGATTATATATATGGTAATGttagaggaaaaaaaaaagaagtggtcTTATTTAGAATatattaattattgtaataattaataaattttaaataaaataaattcagaAATTCTGATTATTtgtagttaattttttttgttattaaatattttcgTTATATTTCATATCAAATTAATAAACTCCAGGTACAGTATATGAACTCaattttttgttgttttaatTTGTGCTCTGAATACTAACTGTGATTACTCTCTAGAACTTTTGAACATGTTGTGAATTCATGagaaattaaatagaaattcaGAATAAATTATCCTACATATTCTCCAAACATGAACTAGATAGATACTCTATAAATATGTAAGGATTTTCGAAATTATTATCTAATTAACACATTTATATAGTAACAATGTAGCAGCTTTTACAACTCTTAAAATTAAACATCACAAAGTAAAACTTATATTCATCTAATTACTTGCACTGTCTTCTAGTTATCCTAACTTTCAAACCATGCTTCATTAGAAGTACAATTGAAAGACTAGGAATAGCTTGATGACCTTCCACCACATGAATATGATAATTGCACAAAATAGAAGCTGCCACCATCTTCAATTGAATAAAAGATATGTCCTTTCCCAAACAAGTTCTAGGACCCGCATTAAAACTAATGAACTTATAAGATGGCACATGAACAACACTACCTCTATTAGAGATCCATCTCTCTGGCTTGAACTCCAAGCAATCTTTTCCCCATATCTCTTCAAACCTTCCCATTgcaaacaaagaaagtaagatcaTTGTACTTGGATTAACATGATGTCCACTTGGGAGTATGTCACTTTTGATTGGTTGCTTCCTCTCAAAAGGAATAGGAGGAAAAAGTCTCAAAGACTCACAAAAAGCACCATGGAGATAAACTAGCTTTTTCACCTCCTCTATGCCTAAAACTTTGTGCTTCATTTCATCATCATTATTGAACCCAAAATTTTGTTTGATCTCATCAAGAATCTTAGCTTCTACTAATGGGTTTGTAGCAACAAGCCAAAAGAACCAAGTAAGAGCTGAAGTTATAGTATCTCTTCCGGCTACAAAAAGATTAAAAGCTAAGTCTCTTAAGAATTTATCATCATGTAATTGATCTTCTTCTCTCATTAAAGAGGTGAGCAAGTCAACATGATCATGAGACTCATCAATTTTTGTAGACTTACTTAACTCTTTGCGCTTAGTTGCTATGCATGAATATAAGAATTGGTCAAATATTTTGCAAGCTTGTGTCATCTTTCTCTCTTGACCAATTTGAAGCAATTTTTGTAGCTTCCAAACACCTTTAGGCACTACATGTCTATAGAATATGGATTCTTCAGCTTCATTAAAAGCCTTCTCATATGCAATAACTTGAGGGAGATCAATAGCAAGACAATGAGGATCATACCCTAAAATGATGTTGCAAATGTTGTCGAATGTGAAGCGATTGAACACATCTTGTAGATCCACCTCAACATGTTGGTGTACCACATGTTCTAGTACTGGAATCAAATCATTTGCCACTTTCTTTTGAATCGTTTTCTCTAGAAACATCTCGAAGCTTCTATTCTTGAAAACAGAGTGGAGCAACAGCCTGTGGTATCTCCATCTCTCAGAATCCGTGGCGAAAATACCATCCCCAAAGACTTGGAAAATCTCGCGAAATTCAGGGCCCTTGACATAGTTATCAAAACTCTTGCTCATTATGTGATGAACATTCATGGGgtcactagtgatcatatagttcATTTTGGTGAACCAAGGTCCCATGAATTCACCGGTTCTCCCATGTTGTCTCAAAATATCGGTTAAGAAATCATGGATCCGATACAAATTCCACAATAATTGTGGTAACATTCCAAGGACAGGCCAATCTATTAGGAGAGGAGTCTTGCAAGATAATCTCCTAtggaaaaaataatataataagtaGCAAAATATTGATGCAATTATTGCTACATAGCAAAAGATTGCGGTTATCATCataaaatcaacaaaaataaGTGTGTTTGGTGAGTTGGTTGTATGTTTTgtgttcttatatatatatatatattctcgcatgtcatatatatatatatgtgtcaatttttttttattcttttactaATCACTATCAATTATTGTAGAGGTGGTCCATATAAAGATGATGTGTTTACTAGGCAATTCATCGAGTCCACAAAGTCACAAACGATATTTATCGCTAACTGCGTGATAgagatgtatatatataaatattagtgtgttattttatgaattttatgctattttattattaattttttatattgtaCTTCaacttaaaataattaaacttaaatcttgtgttattattttatttttgttattcaagagaactattattgataatattttaggagtaaataggcttaaacagataaaaaataaattctctggatatttttttgtaaaaacagccaaatagaatcttaaaatagttttttttttaaattatgcggatatatctaATATCCGATCCGATCTTATCCGCATACTTGTGGATCGGATCGTATTGGATCTAGCCTAAAAATATACGGATATCGTATCCGATACGATCCGATGAGTGCAGTGCGGATCGGATAGAATTTTAGATTATatccgatccgattcgatccatgtgcagccctaATTATAATTGAATAACTGTCTTTAATTAATAGTGATTTACAACCAAGATTTAAGATCAATCTGTCCCCACGTGACGGCCTTTTGTTAACTGTGTTCCAACAATAATTATTGTATACAACCAGAAAATTTTAGTTGTTTTCATTTTTTCCTGAATCAAAATCATGATTGTAAACCACGAAAATTAtgcttttttcttatttattttgctCAAAAACTATGATTGAGTTAAACCATAAATTACCTACCGTGTAAACACAATTTATATTAATTTGTGCAAATACTAATTATCTATTTCGTTATTTAAAATTATGATTTACATTTGATAGTAAATAAATATAGTTAATTTCATTTTAAGAACTGaattattatttataatcaaGATTTACACTCAGTAAATAAGAAAATACGAATATTAGTAATTTCATTTCAAGACAATTACATcaaatacttttttattttattttatatacaaAATCTTATACAATTCATTGATACAATAAAGTTATttatacaaatatttttaataatattcttAACAATCCTACTAATTATCTTAACAACTCTATTAACTActttactaattatttattaatattaacaattttattaatttatacctAATTCACTAATCATATTCTAATATACACTTTCAAACTCAAGTGAAAACTAAGAAGACCATTCTAAGTTTGGACACTAAATTTTAAACGAATAAAATGATAAGTCTTGATAAATATATCATCTATCTGAGTTATAGTTCCAACAACAATTAGACGAATAACACCAATGAGAAGTTGTTGTTGTACAAAATAACAGTAATTTTCAATATGTTTAGTTCACTTATGAAAAATATCATTATGGACAATTTGAATAGCGcttcaataaaaattaataaaaaaaaagattgaaTAGCCCCAAAttaaatcttcaagaaacttACGAATTACAAGGACTTTAGCAGCAGTATCAGCCAAAATACGATATTCTGCTTTAGTATTTGTTTGAACTATAAAAAATTTGTGTCTTAACAGGTCAGGAGTTAAAAGAGTTACCAAAAAATAAACAGTAACTAATAATAAAATGACAATCAATAAAATCACCAACCCAATCAACATCATAATATACTTAAAAGATTAAGAAGATTGTGCAAAAAATTAAATGCATTTAGATTCAATTGACCTTTTGTAAACCTTTTCTTAATCATATTCTAATACTATGAtagaaatatatataaaaatagaaTCAGAAATATGTTTATCAATTCATTGATACAAAAAGCTCTTCAAGTACTTTGCCAAGTTATTGATGAATTATTGTTGCCCAGATTCACGTGAACTCTTGCCTGTTACTTTGTTTGCCTACCCTCCGGTCCCATGTTTATCATTATTGGTCAAAAAGTTGAACTCTATTAAaatctcaaaaaatatattttttataatatttttatttgacaaatcaagaattaatttattataaatttaaattttatttaaaaatctaacacattaattaattatgagttattatacacatatataatggcaaatttaaattttatttaaaaatttattattgacTAATTGCATATACAAAACATTTTTAGAACTTCAATacttaaactatttttttttaagtgCCAGAAGACCCATGCCCCATCTACTGTGTTATATGGAACCACAAGGAGAGCAATTATTATGTGTTAGTCTAAATTCCCTTAAAAATATTTAGGCAGTGTActcttttttattatcaaatttttACACGTNNNNNNNNNNNNNNNNNNNNNNNNNNNNNNNNNNNNNNNNNNNNNNNNNNNNNNNNNTTCCTTATTTCTCCTAAGTTAGCTCATCTTTAAGTTTAGTAAATGTAGCCATATGACAAGTTTGTTAGGGATATTTATGGATAAGATCCAATATGTATATTTACGATATTTATTCgaatttgattcaaaaaattatgGATATTATCTGATCCGCACATTAATAGGATCGAATGCAGATTTTATGTAGGTATTTATATATCTATAAAttcgcaaaaataaataaataaataagtaaatattttttttatattttattttatctaataattattatatatgttgtattatttaatttttattaNNNNNNNNNNNNNNNNNNNNNNNNNNNNNNNNNNNNNNNNNNNNNNNNNNNNNNNNNNNNNNNNNNNNNNNNNNNNNNNNNNNNNNNNNNNNNNNNNNNNNNNNNNNNNNNNNNNNNNNNNNNNNNNNNNNNNNNNNNNNNNNNNNNNNNNNNNNNNNNNNNNNNNNNNNNNNNNNNNNNNNNNNNNNNNNNNNNNNNNNNNNNNNNNNNNNNNNNNNNNNNNNNNNNNNNNNNNNNNNNNNNNNNNNNNNNNNNNNNNNNNNNNNNNNNNNNNNNNNNNNNNNNNNNNNNNNNNNNNNNNNNNNNNNNNNNNNNNNNNNNNNNNNNNNNNNNNNNNNNNNNNNNNNNNNNNNNNNNNNNNNNNNNNNNNNNNNNNNNNNNNNNNNNNNNNNNNNNNNNNNNNNNNNNNNNNNNNNNNNNNNNNNNNNNNNNNNNNNNNNNNNNNNNNNNNNNNNNNNNNNNNNNNNNNNNNNNNNNNNNNNNNNNNNNNNNNNNNNNNNNNNNNNNNNNNNNNNNNNNNNNNNNNNNNNNNNNNNNNNNNNNNNNNNNNNNNNNNNNNNNNNNNNNNNNNNNNNNNNNNNNNNNNNNNNNNNNNNNNNNNNNNNNNNNNNNNNNNNNNNNNNNNNNNNNNNNNNNNNNNNNNNNNNNNNNNNNNNNNNNNNNNNNNNNNNNNNNNNNNNNNNNNNNNNNNNNNNNNNNNNNNNNNNNNNNNNNNNNNNNNNNNNNNNNNNNNNNNNNNNNNNNNNNNNNNNNNNNNNNNNNNNNNNNNNNNGTAGAAAAATAGacttattgatattttttaataacaataagctttttaaaatatttttatgtttgcaGATATATCCAGGATCCGACCCGATCCGATTATTTTAGTGCGAATTGAATCGAAATTTTTGTCATATCCAATTCGATCCGCGTTCATTCCTAGCCGCTTTAGAATATAAAATGTTTTTATATccttaatattttttaaagttttaaattaaaactaattcaGTCCTAACTtccaatttattttattttgagtttGGATGAAATTTGTGGATCAAACTCCTCTAGAGTGAACGAACAAATTAATAAAGTgataaagtaaaaatttaatcACTTTTAAATTAAGATAATGAGACTCACATATGATAGAATTTAATTACAAATGTATAGTAATTAACCCTTTACTTTATTAATCTTCTcactttaaaaaatttaaattcaaaatttacataaacttttttatatttgtgttatactaaaattttttttgttaataaggATCAACCTCTAAGTTTTTAAATTATAGGGACAAACTTTAATTTAATACTATATTATATCATGAACCACTTATCTTAGAAACTtaagttaatataaaaaaaaacacaattaTATATTTCTATCACGAatactaaacaaaataaaatctgaTTCTCTGATAAATAATGTaagatttatttataaaataaaataattcttgaaacaATAAGAAACATTTATTTCCATTATTTCTTCACAccaaatatatgtatatatacacacacttacatattttctaaaattattaagtGATCCATCTACTTGTGTGTATTATAGCTGTACCACACTTCATacatttgaaataattaaaagccTTCTCTTTTGGTTATCCTAACCTTCAAACCATCCTTCattagaagcacaattgaatgaCTTGGGATAGCTTGATGACCTTCCACCACATGTATATGATAATTGCACAAAATGGATGCTGCCACCATCTTAATTTGCATAAAAGACAAGTCTTTTCCCAAGCAAGTTCTTGGCCCCgcattaaaactaataaacttgtaagaaggcACATGAATTATTCCTCCTTTTTCAGATATCCATCTCTCTGGCTTGAACTCCAAGCAATCTTTTCCCCATATCTCTTCATATCTTCCCATTGCATACAAAGAAAGTAAGATCGTTGTATTTGGATTCACATGATGTCCACTTGGGAGTATGTCACTTTTGATTGGTTGTTTCCTCTCAAAAGGAATAGGAGGAAATAGCCTCAAAGATTCACAAAGAGCACCATGAAGATAAACTAGCTTTTTCACCTCTTCTATGCCTAAAACTTTGTGCTTCATTTCATCAttatttgatccaaaattttctttGATTTCATCAAGAATTTTGGTTTCAACTAATGGGTTTGTAGCAACAAGCCAAAAGAACCAAGTAAGAGCTGAAGTTATGGTATCTCTTCCAGCCACAAAAAGATTAAAAGCTGAGTCTCTTAAAAACTTGTCATCATTGACTAATAATGTTTGACTTTGAcccttttcttgttcttcttgttctctcatcatcatcaaagcaCTAAGCAAGTCAACTTGAGCTTCATCTATTTGACTACTTTTGTTGTACTTGCTTATCTCTTCTCTCTTTGATGCTATGCAAGAGTATATGAATTGGTCAAACACCTTGCAAGCTTCACTCATCTTTCTCTCTTGACCTAATTGAAGCCATTCTAGAAGCTTCCAAACACTCTTTGGAACAGCATGCCTATAGAATAAGGACTCTTCAGCTTCATTAAAAGCCTTCTCACATGCAACTTGAGGGAACTCAATAGAAAGACAATTAGGATCATACCCTAAAACAATGTTGCAAATGTTGTCGAATGTGAAGCGATTGAAGATGTCTTGTAGATCCACCTCAATCTCATGTTGTCTCACATCTTCCAATGTGGGAATTAAGCTACATTCCACCTTCTTCTTGATTGTCTTCTCTAGAAACATCTCGAATCTTCTATTCTTAAACAACGAGAGAAGCAAGGATCTATGGTACCTCCAGGTCTCCGAATCCGCCGTGAAAATTCCAAGTCCAAAGACTTGGAAAATCTCGCGGAATTCGGAGCCCTTGACATAGTTGTCAAAACTCTTGCTCATTATATGATGAACATTCATGGGGTCACTAGTGACCAAATAGTTCATGTTGGTGAACCAAGGTCCCATGAATTCACCGGTTCTCCCATGTTGTTTCAAAATATCGGTTGCGAAATCATGTATCCGATACAAGTTCCACAACACTTTTGGTAACATGCCAAGGATAGGCCAATCAATTAGGAGAGGAGTCTTACATAATCTCCTATGGAAGAAATAATATATGTAGCAAAATGATGATACAATTATTGCTACATAGAGAAAGATGGCCATAGTGTATATGGTTTAATTTCTTGTAGTTTATGTGAGGCGGTTTTAGATACATAAGGTTGGTTTTCTTATTCTATTAATAAGTATGTATGGCATTATATATACAGTAGTGCTATTTTGGCATCCACTTTCCACATTATGAGTGATGAATTATTCCatgagaaataattaaataataatatataatatatcaaAAATTCATTTTTATAGTATTAAGTGGAAAGTGCTGCTTTATATATTCTATAaatatcaataatccaaacttttggcgtgcaattagtacataaaaaggttggtagaagagattaaaatgAATATATTTGATCAATTTTAGTCCATTTTAAATGACAGGGATTAACACGTTTACTTGAAAACTATTAAACTGCCCACTATTAACACTGTTATCTCTTTTCTAATCATCCACtgggttaaaaatttaaaatataatttaaatatacgTGATTTAGTTAATGACCTAGTTAATGCATACTCTATTGGCGTAGAATATGAAATCTCTTTTTtacttaaattatattttaaatttttatgtactccatgcaacaaataaaatttatatgtaCTCCTGTACAACAAACAAAAAAAGTAGGTGAATATGGAAgaaacaaatatattaataatgtatagttaaaaatatatttataattatccAATATTAGTGGTGTGTTGGAAATATATTTGTAACTATCCATTATCAATAGTGGACTGCCCATTGTTAATTTTTTGGTGACTAACTGCCCATTGTTAATAGTGTGATGGAAATATATTTGTAACTATCCGTTAAATAAATAACATGTAAAGAGTAATGGGTAGTTACAAATATATATATTTCCAGCACACTATTAATAATGGGTGATTACAAATATATTTTCACCACACTATTAATAATGGCCATTACAAATATATTTTTAACTAtacattattaatatatttgtttaTTCCATGTTTATCTACTTTTTTTTTCGTTTATTGTACAAGAGtacatataaattttatttgttgTACATacaaatttgaaatataatttaagtAAAAAAGATTTCATATTATATATACTAATAGAGTAGTGACATGCATTAACTTGGTCGTTAAATAAATTAcgtgtatttaaattatattttaaatttttaaatagcgAGTAATTAGAAGAGAGGTAACCGTGTTAATAGTGGAGAGTTTAATAATTTTCAAATAAACGTATTAATTCCTATCATTTAAAATGGACTAAaattgatcaaacatatccattttaatctcttctaccaatttttttatgtactaattgcatgctaaaagtttggattattgatattattaatattttttattatttttatttaaaaaaagtacatatatctcgtttatactgtagaCAAGATAAATACGTGTCGCATACATCTGTTTTATCttgtttatagtgtaaacaagataagagatatttattttgataaatatttttaaaattatttattttagtaattattatatttatttaatttataaaaataaaaaatcctgtT carries:
- the LOC107644546 gene encoding alkane hydroxylase MAH1-like produces the protein MMITAIFCYVAIIASIFCYLLYYFFHRRLSCKTPLLIDWPVLGMLPQLLWNLYRIHDFLTDILRQHGRTGEFMGPWFTKMNYMITSDPMNVHHIMSKSFDNYVKGPEFREIFQVFGDGIFATDSERWRYHRLLLHSVFKNRSFEMFLEKTIQKKVANDLIPVLEHVVHQHVEVDLQDVFNRFTFDNICNIILGYDPHCLAIDLPQVIAYEKAFNEAEESIFYRHVVPKGVWKLQKLLQIGQERKMTQACKIFDQFLYSCIATKRKELSKSTKIDESHDHVDLLTSLMREEDQLHDDKFLRDLAFNLFVAGRDTITSALTWFFWLVATNPLVEAKILDEIKQNFGFNNDDEMKHKVLGIEEVKKLVYLHGAFCESLRLFPPIPFERKQPIKSDILPSGHHVNPSTMILLSLFAMGRFEEIWGKDCLEFKPERWISNRGSVVHVPSYKFISFNAGPRTCLGKDISFIQLKMVAASILCNYHIHVVEGHQAIPSLSIVLLMKHGLKVRITRRQCK
- the LOC107642166 gene encoding alkane hydroxylase MAH1-like, whose amino-acid sequence is MAIFLYVAIIVSSFCYIYYFFHRRLCKTPLLIDWPILGMLPKVLWNLYRIHDFATDILKQHGRTGEFMGPWFTNMNYLVTSDPMNVHHIMSKSFDNYVKGSEFREIFQVFGLGIFTADSETWRYHRSLLLSLFKNRRFEMFLEKTIKKKVECSLIPTLEDVRQHEIEVDLQDIFNRFTFDNICNIVLGYDPNCLSIEFPQVACEKAFNEAEESLFYRHAVPKSVWKLLEWLQLGQERKMSEACKVFDQFIYSCIASKREEISKYNKSSQIDEAQVDLLSALMMMREQEEQEKGQSQTLLVNDDKFLRDSAFNLFVAGRDTITSALTWFFWLVATNPLVETKILDEIKENFGSNNDEMKHKVLGIEEVKKLVYLHGALCESLRLFPPIPFERKQPIKSDILPSGHHVNPNTTILLSLYAMGRYEEIWGKDCLEFKPERWISEKGGIIHVPSYKFISFNAGPRTCLGKDLSFMQIKMVAASILCNYHIHVVEGHQAIPSHSIVLLMKDGLKVRITKREGF